GGAGGGCATCTTGAAGCTTCAGCTATGCTTGATTATTCAATTTCAGGAGAGACTGATATTAATGCATCCTATATCCAGAACCAAGTATCTTCTGAAGTCTCAATTCCAATTGTTGATGAGGGTTCTACTTCAGCCAAGAAATCAGGTGGTTATATGCCATCACTTCTTTTTGCTCCAAGAAGAGAAAGTGCCAAGGTTTCTCTGCTGACTCAAGAACTTTTAGAGCTCAGGTCCAAACCCCAGCTGAGAAATGAACCTTCTGCTACAGCAGATTACTCAACAGGAACAATCTCTGAGCAGGCAACCACAGGGACAACTTCAGACCACCGAACTAGCAATCCTAAGAAATGCAAATTTTTTGGCTGTAGAAAGGGAGCACGAGGGGCATCAGGTCTTTGTATTGGCCATGGGGGCGGACAGAGGTGTCAGAAACCTGGGTGCAACAAGGGTGCTGAGAGCCGAACAGCATACTGCAAGGCACATGGTGGAGGAAAGAGGTGCCAACACTTGGGGTGCACTAAAAGTGCTGAGGGGAAAACAGATTACTGCATAGCTCATGGTGGTGGCAAACGATGTGGTTATCCAGGTGGATGTACCAAGGCTGCTAGAGGAAGGTCAGGGCTTTGCATTAGACATGGTGGAGGGAAAAGATGTAAGGTTGATGGCTGCACTCGTAGTGCCGAAGGACAGGCTGGTTTATGCATCTCGCATGGCGGTGGTCGCCGTTGCCAGTACCAGGGATGTGCAAAGGGGGCGCAAGGGAGCACTATGTATTGCAAGGCACATGGTGGTGGAAAGCGTTGCATATTTCAAGGGTGCACCAAGGGTGCTGAAGGAAGTACACCACTATGCAAGGGACATGGTGGGGGGAAGCGCTGCCTTTTCGATGGTGGTGGGATTTGCCCTAAGAGTGTACATGGAGGCACTAATTTCTGTGTTGCTCATGGTGGTGGAAAGAGGTGTTCTGTGCCAGGCTGCACAAAAAGCGCCCGTGGCC
The window above is part of the Prunus dulcis chromosome 1, ALMONDv2, whole genome shotgun sequence genome. Proteins encoded here:
- the LOC117633790 gene encoding uncharacterized protein LOC117633790 gives rise to the protein MDLNKKSVLFSHDGEFTKNDHFGFGDTALCLNSPGSGGSNTTRYRCTRSTFNINSSSAPEDSCKLVLGLGPTPSAYCDDYYNFGSTKNRGLPTALSQRFASEGDSILQLGLSGGHLEASAMLDYSISGETDINASYIQNQVSSEVSIPIVDEGSTSAKKSGGYMPSLLFAPRRESAKVSLLTQELLELRSKPQLRNEPSATADYSTGTISEQATTGTTSDHRTSNPKKCKFFGCRKGARGASGLCIGHGGGQRCQKPGCNKGAESRTAYCKAHGGGKRCQHLGCTKSAEGKTDYCIAHGGGKRCGYPGGCTKAARGRSGLCIRHGGGKRCKVDGCTRSAEGQAGLCISHGGGRRCQYQGCAKGAQGSTMYCKAHGGGKRCIFQGCTKGAEGSTPLCKGHGGGKRCLFDGGGICPKSVHGGTNFCVAHGGGKRCSVPGCTKSARGRTDSCVRHGGGKRCKFDNCGKSAQGSTDFCKAHGGGKRCTWEEGKCEKFARGKSGLCAAHSSMVQDRETNKGGLIGPGLFHGLVSASSTAGSSFDNNHSSSGISVISDSVESLEKPGKRHLIPSQVLVPLSMKSSSSYSNFFGSEKPDEQRNEYGIGVDSSDGIKSLDFKIPEGRVHGGPLMSLFGGDLKNAIDGI